DNA sequence from the Gordonia polyisoprenivorans genome:
CATCGTGGCCGATCAAGCATTCATCTACGAGGCGTTGCGTACGCCGCGTGGCAAGCAGCGCGGCGGAGCGCTGCACAGCGTCAAGCCGGTTGATCTCGCATCGGGGATCATCAACGAGGTTCTCGCCCGGCACGGGGGACTCGACCCGGCAGAGATCAACGACGTGATCTTGGGTGTCGTGTCGCCGGTCGGCGAGCAGGGCGGCGTCATCGCCCGCACCGCGGCTCTCAACAGCGGTCTGCCCGAGACCGTCCCCGGTACCCAGATCGACCGCTTCTGCGCGTCGGGTCTGGAGGCCACCAACATGGCGGCATCGAAGGTCGCCTCCGGCTTCGACGATCTGGTCCTCGCCGGTGGCGTGGAGTCGATGAGCCGTGTCCCGATGGGCTCCGACGGCGGCGCCCTGTTCATGGACCCGGCGACCGCCTATGACCACTACATCACCCCGCAGGGCATCGGTGCCGACACCATCGCCACCATCGAGGGCTTCAGCCGCGAGGACGTCGACGGCTACGCAGTGGAGTCGCAGAATCGTGCGGAAAAGGCATGGGCGAGTGGCTACTTCGCCAAGTCGGTGGTTCCGGTTCGTGACATCAATGGGGTGATCGTGCTCGATCACGACGAGCATCGTCGTCCGGGCACCACGGTCGAATCGCTCGGCAAGCTCAAGCCCGCCTTCGCCGCGCTCGCCGAGATGGCCGGGTTCGACGACGTGATCATGCAGAAGTACCCCTTCCTCGAGAAGATCAACCACGTCCACACCGGTGGCAACAGCTCTGGCATCGTCGACGGTGCCGCGGTCGTGCTGCTGGGCAGTGAGGCGGCCGGCAAGCGCAACGGCCTGACCCCGCGCGGTCGCGTGGTGGCCTTCGCCGAGGTCGGCTCGGAGCCCTCGATCATGCTGACGGGTCCGACCCCGGCGACCGAGCTGGCGCTGAAGAAGGCCGGGCTGACCGTCGACGACATCGACGTGTTCGAGCTGAACGAGGCGTTCGCGTCGGTCGTCATGAAGTGGATGAAGGATCTGAAGATCCCGCACGAGAAGGTCAACGTCAACGGCGGCGCGATTGCGATGGGTCACCCGCTCGGGGCGACCGGTGCGATGATCTTCGGTACCTGCCTCGACGAGCTCGAGCGCACCGGCGGTCGTTACGGCCTGGTCACCCTGTGCATCGGCGGCGGCATGGGCGTCGCGACCATCATCGAGCGTCTCTGACGGCCACCTCACCAAAGGAATCTGCGAACAACCATGAGTGACAACATGATCAATTGGGAGAAGGATGCCGACGGCGTCGTCATCCTGACCATGGACGACAAGAGCCAGGGCGCCAACACCATGAACCAGACGTTCATGGACTCGATTGCCGCCACGGTCGATCGTCTCGAGGCGGAGAAGGACGACATCACCGGTGTCGTCATCACCTCGGCGAAGAAGACCTTCTTCGCCGGCGGTGACCTCAAGGACATGACCGCCGAGCAGACCCAGACCAAAGAGGAGATCGCCACCGCGATCACCGAGCGCACCAACGGCATGAAGAAGGTGCTGCGTCGGCTCGAGACCCTCGGCAAGCCGGTCGTCGCTGCGATCAACGGTGCTGCACTCGGTGGCGGCCTCGAGCTCGCGCTGCACACCCACCATCGCATCGCCGCGGACATCAAGGGTGTCCAGATCGGTCTGCCCGAGGTCACCCTCGGCCTGCTGCCCGGTGGCGGTGGCGTCGTGCGTACCGTGCGTCTGCTCGGCTTCCAGGCCGCGCTGATGAACGTGCTCCTGCAGGGTCCGCGGTTCAACGCCGCCAAGGCCAAGGAGACCGGTCTGGTCGACGAGCTCGTCGGTTCGGTCGAGGAACTCGTGCCGGCCGCCAAGGAATGGATCAAGGCCAACCCCGAAGCGGTCCAGCCGTGGGATGTCAAGGGCTACAAGATGCCCGGTGGTGCGGTCACCAATCCGTCGGTGGCGGCCAACCTGCCCGCCTTCCCGGCGATCCTGCGCAAGCAGATCAAGGGCGCCAACATGCCGGCTCCGCGCGCCATCCTGGCCGCGGCCATCGAGGGCGCCTATGTCGACGTCGACACCGCCGACATCGTCGAGACCCGCTACTTCGTGTCGCTGGTGACCGGTCAGGTCGCGCAGAATATGATCAAGGCGTTCTTCTTCGACCTGCAGCACATCAACAACGGTGGCTCGCGGCCGGAGGGCTACGACAAGTACACCGCCAAGAAGGTCGGCGTCATCGGCGCGGGCATGATGGGTGCGGCGATCGCCTACGTCTCGGCCAAGGCCGGTATCGA
Encoded proteins:
- a CDS encoding acetyl-CoA C-acetyltransferase; this translates as MADQAFIYEALRTPRGKQRGGALHSVKPVDLASGIINEVLARHGGLDPAEINDVILGVVSPVGEQGGVIARTAALNSGLPETVPGTQIDRFCASGLEATNMAASKVASGFDDLVLAGGVESMSRVPMGSDGGALFMDPATAYDHYITPQGIGADTIATIEGFSREDVDGYAVESQNRAEKAWASGYFAKSVVPVRDINGVIVLDHDEHRRPGTTVESLGKLKPAFAALAEMAGFDDVIMQKYPFLEKINHVHTGGNSSGIVDGAAVVLLGSEAAGKRNGLTPRGRVVAFAEVGSEPSIMLTGPTPATELALKKAGLTVDDIDVFELNEAFASVVMKWMKDLKIPHEKVNVNGGAIAMGHPLGATGAMIFGTCLDELERTGGRYGLVTLCIGGGMGVATIIERL